In Schistocerca serialis cubense isolate TAMUIC-IGC-003099 chromosome 3, iqSchSeri2.2, whole genome shotgun sequence, the following proteins share a genomic window:
- the LOC126470182 gene encoding 5'-nucleotidase domain-containing protein 1 codes for MVMFNSEVSLKISRVFSVLVAGCRFHSVKNRSQQTQEAVLPYVVSVSNYKRFGTHICDICSNGRMSASKMTEHNYFKFTDYDWIGFDLDNTLCKYNVENMMKMEYDVLSRFLVDCKSYPEKHLFKPVDDDFNYIRKGVMIDFDKGNVLQIGKGGKVLRACHGTRMLTNNEIIKYYGQDRMWKLAGEFYEDILGAWNGPLSLKLRTVLDSFDMPASLAFARIIDTLDEKEGRELDKYNVWPDVLDGLYFMYQREHFSTDTGGYFPSMKSAPEQYIYRCSDNVTSWLKSLKKQARTFLLTGSNVDFASFVARNSLGEMWVEFFDVVVCFARKPGFFTASREFVATEDGKETVSVTVNDLQLNKVYSQGNWKELRQVFSKTVGKQNPRCLYVGDNLIQDIYVPSKYVDLDTVAVVDNMLEEEQQVSVDSSRSGVSSSRPWASYFGCESHGISIWSDIICKHSKICVPSIDVLANRPVDYLWTSFRFKDRNCREHGFHPVAPIIFR; via the coding sequence ATGGTTATGTTCAATAGTGAAGTTTCCCTGAAGATTAGTAGAGTGTTTTCAGTACTTGTAGCAGGTTGTCGGTTTCATTCTGTGAAGAACAGAAGTCAACAAACACAGGAAGCAGTATTGCCTTACGTGGTTTCAGTTAGTAACTACAAACGTTTTGGCACACATATTTGTGACATATGTTCTAACGGACGTATGAGCGCATCTAAAATGACGGAACACAACTATTTCAAGTTCACTGATTACGATTGGATTGGTTTTGATTTAGACAATACGCTGTGTAAATACAATGTAGAGAATATGATGAAAATGGAGTATGATGTCTTGTCGAGATTTCTTGTCGACTGCAAGAGTTACCCCGAAAAGCACTTATTCAAACCTGTTGATGATGACTTCAATTACATTAGGAAAGGTGTTATGATTGATTTTGATAAAGGTAATGTTTTACAAATCGGCAAGGGTGGGAAAGTTCTTCGGGCATGCCACGGTACCAGAATGTTGACCAACAATGAAATAATCAAATATTATGGACAAGACAGAATGTGGAAATTGGCTGGGGAATTTTACGAGGACATACTCGGTGCATGGAATGGTCCACTGTCGCTCAAATTAAGAACTGTTCTGGATAGCTTTGATATGCCTGCCTCCCTTGCATTTGCCCGCATAATAGATACATTAGATGAAAAAGAAGGACGAGAACTAGATAAGTATAATGTTTGGCCTGATGTGCTAGACGGTTTATATTTCATGTATCAAAGAGAACACTTTAGTACGGATACTGGCGGTTACTTTCCTTCCATGAAATCGGCTCCTGAACAATATATTTACCGATGCAGTGATAACGTAACCTCTTGGCTGAAAAGTCTGAAGAAACAAGCAAGAACGTTTTTATTAACGGGTTCAAATGTCGATTTTGCATCATTTGTGGCACGGAATTCTTTAGGCGAAATGTGGGTCGAATTTTTCGACGTAGTCGTTTGTTTCGCCAGGAAGCCTGGATTTTTTACAGCCTCAAGAGAATTTGTCGCAACTGAAGATGGTAAGGAAACTGTATCTGTGACTGTAAATGATCTGCAATTGAATAAAGTTTACAGTCAGGGCAACTGGAAGGAACTGAGACAAGTTTTCTCCAAAACTGTAGGAAAACAAAATCCCAGATGTTTATATGTAGGAGACAACTTGATCCAGGATATATATGTACCATCGAAATACGTGGATTTAGATACAGTTGCAGTTGTGGACAATATGTTGGAAGAAGAGCAGCAAGTGTCTGTCGACAGCAGCAGGTCAGGAGTATCGTCTTCACGGCCTTGGGCATCTTATTTCGGTTGTGAAAGCCATGGTATTAGTATATGGAGTGATATTATATGTAAACATTCAAAAATATGTGTACCGAGTATTGATGTTCTTGCAAATCGTCCGGTTGATTACTTGTGGACTTCATTTAGATTTAAAGATCGTAATTGTAGAGAACATGGTTTCCATCCAGTAGCCCCCATAATTTTTCGTTGA